One region of Sulfoacidibacillus ferrooxidans genomic DNA includes:
- a CDS encoding dihydroorotase — MGRLFQGAVVVDPMTGQSRVLDLLVEGQMIAQIGVDLETSSHEVIDLRGLHVLPGLIDPHVHLREPGQTHKETIETGTMAAAAGGFTQICCMPNTSPIVDSSEWVTFIRTTADRFGYATVHPIAAITKGSKGEELTDFDALKKAGAVGFSDDGRGVQSARVMRDALMAAKLLDLPIIVHAEDETLSGAGCMNAGDVAQQLQVPGILSSAETVMIARDVILAQETGAHVHMCHVSPEAAVSVIRYAKQQHVHVTAEVTPHHLLLTDELVLTLGAQAKVNPPLRSEADRAACVRGLLDGTLDMVATDHAPHTEEEKARGLVSGPFGFVGLEVSFPLLYTAFVKSGILSLEKLAYMMSTAPAKHFHLPGGRIEVGGLADFVAVDIAHERRVDVARFRSKGRNTPFVNRMLYGFPVMTIHRGQTVFLDAQ, encoded by the coding sequence GTGGGCAGATTATTTCAAGGGGCCGTGGTCGTTGATCCGATGACAGGGCAAAGTCGTGTATTAGATCTATTGGTAGAAGGTCAAATGATTGCACAGATTGGTGTGGATCTTGAAACGTCGTCACATGAGGTGATCGATTTACGAGGACTTCACGTGCTGCCTGGGTTAATCGATCCACATGTTCATTTGCGAGAACCTGGGCAAACGCATAAGGAAACGATTGAGACAGGCACCATGGCAGCTGCCGCAGGTGGATTCACACAGATCTGTTGTATGCCAAATACTTCTCCAATCGTTGATTCAAGTGAGTGGGTCACGTTTATTCGCACGACTGCGGATCGTTTTGGATATGCCACAGTTCATCCAATTGCGGCTATTACGAAAGGTTCAAAAGGGGAAGAGTTAACGGATTTTGACGCTCTTAAAAAAGCTGGAGCGGTAGGTTTTTCGGATGATGGACGTGGTGTGCAATCTGCCCGTGTGATGCGAGATGCGCTGATGGCAGCGAAGCTGCTCGATCTACCGATCATTGTGCATGCGGAAGATGAGACTTTGTCTGGCGCAGGGTGTATGAATGCAGGTGATGTTGCACAGCAACTGCAAGTCCCGGGAATACTTAGTAGTGCAGAAACAGTCATGATTGCGCGCGATGTCATACTGGCACAGGAAACTGGTGCTCATGTTCATATGTGCCACGTCAGTCCAGAAGCTGCCGTCTCTGTAATTCGCTATGCAAAGCAACAACATGTACATGTCACAGCAGAGGTGACGCCACACCACCTGTTGCTCACAGACGAGCTTGTTTTGACATTAGGTGCACAGGCTAAGGTAAATCCACCGCTACGCAGCGAAGCAGATCGTGCGGCGTGTGTACGAGGGCTTTTAGACGGCACACTCGACATGGTTGCAACCGATCATGCCCCTCATACGGAAGAAGAAAAAGCACGTGGATTAGTGTCAGGCCCATTTGGATTTGTCGGTCTAGAGGTGAGCTTTCCGCTACTATATACAGCTTTCGTAAAAAGCGGCATCTTATCACTAGAAAAACTAGCGTACATGATGTCAACGGCACCTGCAAAACATTTTCACTTGCCAGGTGGGCGCATAGAGGTTGGTGGATTAGCTGACTTTGTGGCTGTTGATATTGCACATGAAAGAAGAGTCGATGTCGCGCGTTTTCGCTCCAAAGGACGCAATACGCCATTTGTGAATCGAATGCTCTATGGGTTTCCAGTCATGACCATTCATCGTGGGCAAACTGTTTTTCTAGATGCACAATAG
- the pyrB gene encoding aspartate carbamoyltransferase has protein sequence MRNLRHLISAKHLKKPDILHMIEQARHMEGVLQRGGSRDMEHMIMAALFFEPSTRTRLSFETAMLRLGGQVISTESAREFSSAVKGETLEDTIRVVAGYVDLIVLRHHEIGAAARAASVSTVPVLSAGDGAGEHPTQALLDLYTIAREKGRLDDLTIALVGDLLYGRTVHSLVYLISQFPGIRLLCTAPASTPLPDDVRQFALAHGVSVELRASLQEVAAEADVIYQTRIQKERFASLVEYESVKGLYVIDEAIVHAMRKDAIIMHPLPRAGEIVPAVDRDPRAAYFRQSHYGVPVRMAIVQHCLEND, from the coding sequence GTGAGAAACTTGAGACATCTGATCAGTGCTAAGCATTTAAAGAAGCCAGATATTTTGCATATGATCGAGCAGGCACGACACATGGAAGGTGTTTTGCAACGTGGTGGTAGTCGTGATATGGAACACATGATCATGGCAGCTTTGTTTTTTGAACCTTCCACCCGTACGCGGTTATCGTTTGAAACAGCGATGTTGCGGTTAGGAGGACAAGTGATTAGCACAGAAAGTGCGCGTGAATTTTCCTCTGCGGTTAAAGGTGAGACGCTTGAAGATACCATCCGTGTTGTCGCAGGTTATGTGGATCTCATCGTGCTAAGGCATCATGAGATCGGAGCAGCAGCACGTGCTGCAAGCGTTAGTACAGTCCCCGTTTTGTCTGCGGGTGATGGAGCTGGAGAACATCCAACGCAGGCACTGCTTGATCTCTACACGATCGCTCGGGAAAAAGGGCGATTGGATGACTTAACGATTGCGTTAGTAGGAGACCTTTTATACGGCCGTACAGTGCACTCGCTTGTGTATTTAATCAGTCAATTCCCAGGTATTCGCTTACTTTGCACAGCTCCTGCAAGTACACCACTGCCTGATGATGTACGCCAATTTGCTTTAGCACATGGTGTTTCCGTTGAGTTGCGAGCTAGTTTGCAAGAGGTAGCTGCAGAAGCGGATGTGATTTATCAGACACGGATTCAAAAAGAGCGTTTTGCGTCACTTGTTGAGTATGAATCGGTGAAAGGATTATATGTGATCGATGAGGCGATCGTACATGCTATGCGCAAGGATGCCATCATCATGCACCCGCTTCCGCGAGCAGGTGAAATTGTGCCGGCTGTGGATCGCGATCCGCGAGCGGCGTACTTTCGCCAATCGCACTATGGAGTGCCCGTTCGAATGGCTATTGTGCAACATTGCTTAGAAAACGATTGA